From a region of the Chloroflexota bacterium genome:
- a CDS encoding VOC family protein, producing MALQRMDNVLIVVNDLAAAKAFFIELGMELEGEMPLAGPWVDQVVGLENVQCEIATLRTPDGHGRVELTQFHTPAAVNVTPNNAPSNALGIRRIMFAVDDLDAVLARLRPHGTEIVGEIAQYENFYRLCFIRGPEGIILGLAQQLT from the coding sequence ATGGCGCTTCAACGGATGGACAATGTGTTGATCGTGGTTAACGATCTTGCGGCTGCAAAGGCGTTCTTTATTGAACTTGGCATGGAACTTGAGGGCGAGATGCCATTGGCTGGGCCGTGGGTTGATCAGGTCGTTGGGCTTGAGAATGTACAATGTGAAATTGCAACCTTGCGCACTCCAGATGGTCACGGGCGGGTCGAGCTAACCCAATTTCATACTCCAGCGGCAGTGAATGTTACCCCAAACAATGCCCCTTCGAATGCCTTGGGTATCCGACGGATTATGTTTGCCGTTGATGATCTTGATGCCGTTCTGGCTCGCTTGCGCCCACATGGTACTGAAATTGTTGGTGAAATTGCCCAGTATGAGAACTTCTATCGGCTCTGTTTTATTCGCGGCCCCGAAGGCATTATTCTTGGGCTTGCTCAGCAACTTACGTGA
- a CDS encoding DinB family protein, which produces MESIWKTSVWQQFGAAIAMLEDPIVRCPDQLWTSVLWEDPDDPRYGQFWFVAYHTLFWLDLFLTGSSEGFKPPAPFVRGSLPAQPYTKAQVLSYLQDCRQRCKATIMGLTAEKAQERCVFEWMQPSFLELQLYSMRHVQEHAAQLSLVLGQQGIAGADWIAQAE; this is translated from the coding sequence ATGGAGAGTATCTGGAAAACCAGTGTTTGGCAGCAGTTCGGGGCGGCAATTGCCATGCTAGAAGATCCGATTGTCCGTTGCCCCGACCAGCTCTGGACGAGCGTTTTGTGGGAAGATCCTGACGATCCGCGCTATGGGCAATTCTGGTTTGTAGCCTATCACACCTTGTTCTGGCTAGATCTCTTTTTGACTGGTTCGAGTGAGGGGTTTAAGCCGCCAGCGCCATTTGTTCGTGGTAGTTTGCCAGCACAGCCGTATACCAAAGCGCAAGTGCTTAGCTATCTACAGGATTGTCGCCAGCGCTGCAAGGCAACGATTATGGGCTTGACCGCTGAAAAGGCCCAAGAGCGCTGTGTTTTTGAATGGATGCAGCCAAGTTTTCTAGAACTTCAGCTCTACAGTATGCGCCATGTGCAAGAGCATGCCGCCCAATTGAGTTTAGTGCTGGGCCAGCAGGGCATTGCAGGCGCTGATTGGATTGCTCAGGCCGAGTAA
- a CDS encoding ankyrin repeat domain-containing protein, producing MNLNSLKKLLKHQAYEQILEHLQTGPVWKQKALDHALYQLASQPAETLIAALLSAGANPNQSLQDNRYISLHRAAIYNRYAIAELLLSHGANCHAQSYKQQTPLHLACLNGHFELAQLLWHNDADLHAQADSNFTPWLYAASSGNLQLLTWLLGQAVDIDQTTDNGISALTLAAWNGHQAAVEWLLANSAAIEGPPTRIRTPLHAALIKGHMAIANLLLDHGALASAITSEGNSCVCLAAWHNADVLVDRLLRLGSPINCAMAKPHATALHAAAQLNNPAMAQQLLANGAKINTLNPQGLMPFHTAISTICAAKSADLTLIEVFLRMGADPNQPSYTIKQIGNETQVREHWRPLAYVLAHKRRDLAECLLAYGAELNLPGYGKWSMEQTPLEVVASAEIIDQEAGELFSWLLSLKPQIPPKLLPSMLITQKFGFAQQLIEAGADLHAPDVLGAAIAAQHEHYVHDFLVRGVNVDSSYRNYTTVLQLALSSYPQFALRLIEAGADLTRLVGDNPSLNYPMLIRQQRSNRPIVSNLMLLDLVAETMLAQLESTTPAYQALLDQEFAERVCTANETTWQIWLARGANIHALNHAGLLGFSQLLAHGDLAGAQTLYANGANINQTDHFGRTALHWAVEQQQLASIQQLLAWGADVQIATPYGYTALHYAALANRLDLVELLLQAKADPTAQLTEGRLQGWTALHCAYAVDNQSLIELLHPRTPAITPPEPGSQHIQGTYDVTMAHNGWHKPRPISQQTQRCPACAEHMLYNTAHSFDGSGQLADRIEIYRCGNCQAVFWENSMTAWRSHLQPWSSFVQD from the coding sequence ATGAACCTCAATTCATTAAAAAAACTGCTCAAACACCAAGCCTACGAACAAATACTTGAGCATTTGCAAACTGGCCCAGTTTGGAAGCAAAAAGCACTTGATCATGCCCTTTATCAGCTTGCCAGTCAACCAGCTGAAACCCTGATCGCCGCATTACTCAGCGCTGGTGCAAACCCCAACCAATCACTGCAAGACAACCGCTATATCAGCTTACATCGGGCAGCGATCTACAATCGTTATGCGATAGCTGAGCTTTTGCTGAGCCATGGAGCCAATTGCCATGCTCAAAGCTATAAACAACAAACGCCACTACATTTGGCTTGTCTCAACGGCCATTTCGAGTTGGCCCAATTGCTTTGGCATAACGACGCTGATCTACATGCTCAAGCTGATTCAAATTTCACGCCATGGTTGTATGCTGCCAGCAGTGGCAATCTCCAACTACTTACATGGTTGTTAGGCCAAGCGGTTGATATTGATCAAACGACGGATAATGGTATTTCGGCCCTCACGTTGGCAGCGTGGAACGGGCATCAAGCCGCTGTCGAATGGTTATTAGCCAATAGCGCAGCAATTGAAGGCCCGCCAACCAGAATTCGCACCCCGTTACATGCTGCATTAATTAAAGGTCATATGGCGATCGCCAATCTTTTGCTTGATCACGGGGCATTGGCCAGCGCCATAACCAGCGAGGGCAATAGCTGCGTGTGTTTGGCTGCTTGGCACAATGCAGATGTTTTAGTTGATCGTTTATTACGGCTTGGCTCACCCATTAATTGTGCGATGGCGAAACCGCATGCAACCGCCTTACATGCTGCGGCCCAGCTCAACAACCCTGCGATGGCCCAACAACTCTTGGCGAATGGAGCGAAGATTAATACACTCAATCCACAAGGCTTAATGCCATTTCACACAGCGATCAGCACTATTTGCGCGGCTAAAAGTGCTGATCTCACGTTGATCGAGGTTTTTCTGCGGATGGGAGCCGATCCCAACCAGCCAAGTTATACAATCAAGCAGATTGGCAACGAAACACAGGTGCGCGAACATTGGCGACCATTAGCCTATGTACTAGCCCACAAACGCCGCGATTTGGCCGAGTGTTTATTGGCTTATGGCGCTGAGCTTAATCTGCCAGGCTATGGCAAATGGTCGATGGAGCAAACACCACTTGAAGTTGTGGCTAGCGCCGAGATTATTGATCAAGAGGCTGGCGAATTGTTTAGCTGGCTCCTCAGCCTCAAACCACAAATTCCCCCAAAGCTGCTGCCAAGCATGCTTATAACGCAAAAATTCGGCTTTGCCCAACAATTAATCGAGGCTGGAGCCGATCTGCATGCTCCCGATGTTTTAGGCGCAGCGATTGCCGCTCAACATGAGCACTATGTTCACGATTTTTTGGTGCGAGGCGTAAATGTTGATAGCTCATATCGCAATTACACAACCGTGTTACAGCTAGCACTGAGTTCTTATCCCCAATTTGCGCTGCGATTAATTGAGGCTGGAGCCGATTTAACCCGCTTAGTTGGTGATAACCCAAGCCTCAACTACCCAATGCTGATCCGTCAACAACGCTCAAATCGGCCAATAGTCAGCAATTTAATGCTGCTCGATTTGGTTGCTGAAACGATGCTAGCCCAGCTTGAGTCTACAACCCCAGCCTACCAAGCCTTGCTCGATCAAGAGTTTGCTGAGCGTGTTTGTACAGCAAACGAAACAACATGGCAGATTTGGCTGGCACGCGGAGCCAATATCCATGCACTAAATCATGCTGGATTGTTGGGGTTCAGCCAGCTTTTGGCTCACGGCGATTTAGCTGGTGCTCAAACACTCTATGCCAACGGCGCAAACATCAATCAAACTGACCATTTTGGCCGCACCGCCTTGCACTGGGCAGTTGAGCAGCAACAGCTGGCAAGCATACAACAATTGCTAGCTTGGGGCGCGGATGTGCAAATTGCAACGCCCTATGGCTACACGGCATTACACTATGCCGCCTTAGCCAATCGGCTTGATCTGGTTGAATTGTTGTTGCAAGCCAAGGCTGATCCGACTGCCCAACTCACAGAGGGGCGCTTACAAGGCTGGACGGCATTACACTGCGCCTATGCAGTCGATAATCAATCATTAATTGAATTGCTCCACCCACGAACTCCCGCAATCACGCCGCCAGAGCCAGGTTCGCAGCATATTCAAGGAACCTACGATGTAACCATGGCGCATAACGGCTGGCACAAACCACGCCCAATTAGCCAACAAACCCAACGTTGCCCCGCTTGCGCCGAGCACATGCTCTACAACACGGCCCACAGCTTCGATGGCTCCGGCCAACTAGCCGATCGGATTGAGATCTATCGCTGTGGAAATTGTCAGGCCGTATTTTGGGAGAATAGTATGACTGCGTGGCGCTCACATTTGCAGCCATGGTCAAGTTTTGTGCAGGATTAA
- a CDS encoding M12 family metallo-peptidase, translated as MPGKRSSLVIVAALVVALLSSFAAATLVTPTAASSDGFWQDVKESRIAQKGARQIVPTIYRTVALDVAGLGQYLAKAPLEQDQSVANSLYTLQLPMPNGKFEQFRVVESPIMEPELAAKFPEIRTYLILGVDTPNLSGRLDLTPAGFHGLILGDQGRIFIDPYSAGDTQHYIVYDSKNFVPSSQKLADRQVEDYVIDLPLTDDGLAAPKAVGDKLRTYRLAMAATGEYTAYHGGTVAKGLAAITTSVNRVNAVYEREVAVRMVLVANNSNIIYTNASTDPYTNNNGVTMLSQNQTNVRNVIGNANYDIGHVFSTGGGGVASLGSVCSTNYKAQGVTGSSAPVGDPFDIDYVAHEIGHQFGGNHTFNGTTGSCGGGNRASSAAYEPGSGSTIMAYAGICGAENLQSNSDPYFHSKSLNEITTFITTGGGSSCGTATNTGNTAPVANAGADYTIPRSTPFELTGTGSDANGDSLTYNWEQYNLGTASPPNTDNGSRPIFRSFNPSTNPKRSFPKLSDILNNTATIGESLPTTSRTMVFRLIVRDNRAGGGSYAIDSANVTVSSAAGPFAVTSPNTAVTWTRNSSRTITWNVASTTAAPVSCANVEILFSSNGGSSFSSLVSSTPNDGSQAVTMPNTATTQARIKVRCANNVFFDLSNVNFTVN; from the coding sequence ATGCCCGGAAAACGTTCATCGCTGGTGATCGTTGCAGCCTTGGTGGTCGCATTGTTGAGTAGCTTTGCCGCAGCCACGCTCGTCACTCCTACCGCCGCTTCGTCCGATGGTTTTTGGCAAGATGTGAAGGAAAGTCGGATTGCCCAAAAAGGCGCTCGCCAAATTGTGCCAACGATCTATCGCACTGTTGCGCTTGATGTCGCTGGATTGGGCCAATATTTGGCCAAAGCGCCGCTAGAGCAAGATCAGTCGGTGGCAAACTCGTTGTATACCCTGCAATTGCCCATGCCTAATGGCAAATTCGAGCAATTTCGGGTTGTCGAATCGCCGATTATGGAGCCAGAGCTAGCAGCAAAATTCCCCGAAATTCGCACCTACTTAATCCTTGGGGTGGATACTCCCAATCTGAGCGGGCGCTTGGATCTGACACCCGCAGGCTTTCATGGCTTAATTTTAGGCGATCAAGGCCGGATTTTCATCGATCCCTACAGCGCTGGCGATACTCAACATTACATCGTTTACGATAGCAAAAATTTTGTGCCCAGCAGCCAAAAATTGGCCGATCGCCAAGTCGAAGATTATGTAATCGACCTACCATTGACCGACGATGGTTTGGCAGCACCAAAAGCGGTTGGCGATAAATTGCGCACCTACCGTTTGGCCATGGCCGCCACTGGCGAATACACCGCTTATCATGGTGGAACCGTTGCCAAAGGCTTGGCGGCGATCACCACCAGCGTCAATCGGGTTAACGCAGTTTACGAACGCGAAGTTGCGGTACGCATGGTATTGGTTGCCAACAACAGCAATATCATTTATACCAACGCCAGCACCGACCCCTACACCAACAACAATGGGGTTACGATGCTCAGCCAAAATCAGACCAATGTTCGCAATGTGATTGGCAATGCCAATTATGATATTGGTCACGTGTTCAGCACTGGCGGCGGCGGCGTAGCCTCGTTAGGCTCAGTCTGTTCAACCAACTACAAAGCCCAAGGTGTCACAGGTTCATCGGCACCAGTTGGCGATCCATTCGATATTGATTATGTGGCCCACGAAATTGGTCATCAATTTGGCGGCAACCATACCTTCAATGGTACAACTGGCAGTTGTGGTGGTGGCAATCGCGCTAGCAGCGCCGCCTACGAGCCTGGCAGCGGCTCGACAATTATGGCCTACGCTGGGATTTGTGGCGCTGAAAACTTACAATCCAATAGCGATCCGTATTTCCATTCCAAGAGCTTGAACGAAATTACGACCTTCATCACGACTGGCGGCGGCTCAAGCTGTGGCACAGCAACCAACACTGGCAACACCGCTCCGGTGGCTAATGCTGGAGCCGATTACACGATTCCACGCAGCACGCCATTCGAATTAACCGGCACTGGCAGCGATGCCAACGGTGATAGCCTGACCTACAACTGGGAGCAATATAACTTGGGCACGGCCTCACCACCCAACACCGACAACGGCTCACGCCCAATCTTCCGTAGCTTCAACCCAAGCACCAATCCTAAGCGCTCGTTCCCCAAATTGAGCGATATTTTGAATAATACCGCGACAATTGGTGAATCGTTGCCAACCACCAGCCGCACCATGGTTTTCCGGCTGATTGTGCGCGATAATCGGGCAGGCGGCGGCAGCTATGCCATTGATAGCGCCAATGTGACAGTTAGCAGCGCGGCTGGGCCATTCGCCGTAACCTCGCCGAATACCGCCGTCACTTGGACTCGCAACAGCAGCCGTACCATCACTTGGAACGTTGCCAGCACCACCGCTGCCCCAGTTAGCTGCGCCAATGTTGAAATTTTATTCTCAAGCAATGGTGGCAGCAGCTTCAGCAGCTTGGTTAGCTCAACTCCCAACGATGGCAGCCAAGCCGTTACCATGCCCAACACTGCAACCACCCAAGCACGGATCAAAGTGCGTTGTGCCAACAATGTATTTTTTGATCTTTCAAATGTAAACTTTACGGTGAATTAG
- a CDS encoding VOC family protein, giving the protein MQQPTDWTDGAISAITLFVPDNLMQSTCQFYQQVFGLPSVFSDEQSMVFQFGTTLINLLTESAAVELLAPMAVPNVDSRALYTLTVANTDQIYAELRSRGVEFLNGPIDRSWGVRTASFADPAGHLWEIAQPL; this is encoded by the coding sequence ATGCAACAACCTACGGATTGGACAGACGGCGCAATCAGCGCGATCACGCTATTTGTGCCCGATAACCTGATGCAATCAACATGCCAGTTTTACCAACAAGTATTTGGCTTGCCAAGCGTGTTTAGCGATGAACAATCGATGGTCTTTCAATTTGGCACAACATTAATCAATCTGCTCACCGAGAGCGCCGCCGTTGAATTACTAGCACCTATGGCTGTGCCCAACGTCGATTCACGGGCCTTATATACACTCACGGTTGCCAATACCGATCAAATTTATGCTGAGCTACGTAGCCGTGGCGTAGAATTTCTGAATGGGCCAATTGATCGATCTTGGGGAGTGCGCACTGCCAGCTTTGCCGACCCGGCTGGCCACCTCTGGGAAATTGCCCAACCGTTGTAA
- the rpe gene encoding ribulose-phosphate 3-epimerase, protein MPIGYHAGRAIELTPSILSANFAKLGADVQAADQVGCSWIQVDVMDGHFVPNLTFGPPVIQAIRPYFKGTLDVHLMVSNPDTLLEAYAKAGANHITVHQEASVHLHRTIQRIHELGCTAGVALNPATPVSSLEDIIHDLDLVLIMSVNPGFGGQSFIERSLAKIAAVRSLLDQRHHEAVIQVDGGVKPSNIASIVQAGATNLIAGSAFYSPTITPHQAWDAFVAALA, encoded by the coding sequence ATGCCAATCGGATACCATGCTGGACGCGCTATCGAGCTGACTCCATCAATTTTATCGGCTAATTTTGCCAAGCTTGGAGCCGATGTTCAAGCTGCCGATCAAGTAGGTTGTAGCTGGATTCAGGTCGATGTGATGGATGGTCATTTTGTGCCCAACCTAACGTTTGGTCCACCCGTGATTCAGGCAATTCGGCCTTATTTCAAAGGCACATTGGATGTTCACTTGATGGTCAGCAATCCCGATACCCTGCTTGAAGCATATGCCAAAGCTGGAGCTAACCATATCACGGTGCATCAAGAGGCGAGTGTACATCTGCATCGCACAATTCAGCGTATCCATGAGCTTGGTTGTACTGCTGGCGTGGCGCTTAATCCAGCAACACCTGTCAGCAGTCTCGAAGATATCATTCACGATCTGGATTTAGTGCTGATTATGTCGGTCAACCCTGGGTTTGGCGGTCAGAGCTTTATCGAACGCAGCTTGGCCAAAATCGCCGCCGTGCGAAGTTTGCTTGATCAGCGTCACCATGAAGCGGTAATTCAGGTTGATGGGGGGGTTAAACCTAGCAATATCGCCAGCATCGTACAGGCAGGCGCGACTAACCTAATTGCAGGCTCGGCTTTTTACTCACCAACTATCACCCCCCACCAAGCGTGGGATGCCTTTGTCGCCGCTTTGGCATGA
- a CDS encoding SDR family oxidoreductase: MLHGKVAIVTGGAIGIGAATAHLLAKQGATVIIGDINEQAGLATVEQIHSNAGQAYFRHCDVSHETDIQALVQFALDHGGLDIMINNAGIGGQPAPLHLTENHNWQRVLEIDLTGVFWGQKYASQAMLAGGKGGAIVNVASIAGVAGSPNLGPYGVAKAGVIQMSKTGAIELAPAGIRINAVCPGWTETAILDGFEPSIQERLIRSIPLKRMGTPHEIAELIVFLASPAASFITGAEYIIDGGITSM; the protein is encoded by the coding sequence ATGCTGCACGGGAAAGTTGCGATTGTTACCGGCGGGGCGATTGGAATTGGGGCGGCGACGGCTCATTTGTTAGCCAAACAAGGCGCAACGGTGATCATCGGCGATATTAATGAGCAAGCTGGATTAGCAACGGTTGAACAGATTCACAGCAATGCAGGCCAAGCTTATTTTCGCCATTGTGATGTTAGCCATGAAACTGATATCCAAGCCTTGGTGCAATTTGCCCTCGACCATGGCGGCTTAGATATTATGATCAACAATGCTGGCATTGGCGGACAGCCTGCGCCTTTGCACTTAACCGAGAATCACAATTGGCAACGTGTGTTAGAAATCGACTTAACGGGTGTATTTTGGGGTCAAAAATATGCTAGCCAAGCCATGCTGGCAGGTGGCAAAGGCGGCGCGATTGTCAATGTTGCCTCGATCGCTGGGGTGGCTGGCTCGCCCAACCTTGGGCCATATGGCGTGGCCAAAGCAGGCGTAATCCAAATGAGCAAAACTGGTGCCATTGAATTGGCTCCTGCTGGTATTCGGATCAATGCAGTTTGCCCAGGCTGGACGGAAACTGCCATTTTGGATGGCTTCGAGCCAAGTATTCAAGAACGGCTGATTCGCTCGATTCCACTCAAGCGAATGGGCACGCCCCACGAAATCGCCGAATTAATCGTCTTTCTGGCCTCACCAGCGGCTAGCTTTATCACTGGAGCTGAGTATATTATTGATGGTGGGATTACCAGCATGTAG
- a CDS encoding alpha/beta hydrolase — protein sequence MIEYTIEHQLDNGIERIIYTPQEQRFQTPILMGHGMWHGAWCWQPWQALLAEWGWQSIAFSQPGHGQSPAQHANRWNTLGYYYRTLKAEIERLPTKPIYMGHSMGGALGQWHLAKGGDDLPAMVLVAPWLSHSMRPVFAHAQKLDPWGTLLCWLSLSATPTVRTPKRAAFWFLSDDSIIKPKQLHSQLAPESALVLLQYRWPLWRPAKQIKTPLLWLAAEQDRCIPEQYSRPSAAHYNAEYWVIPKANHDLMFEASYRETAELIHNWLQSVVTGTQHDQHSTLQFQSSAS from the coding sequence GTGATTGAATATACGATTGAACATCAGCTGGATAATGGCATCGAACGGATTATCTATACTCCGCAAGAACAGCGTTTCCAAACTCCAATTTTAATGGGCCATGGTATGTGGCATGGGGCATGGTGTTGGCAACCATGGCAAGCATTGCTGGCCGAATGGGGTTGGCAAAGCATCGCCTTCAGCCAACCAGGTCATGGTCAGTCACCGGCTCAGCACGCCAATCGCTGGAATACATTGGGTTATTATTATCGCACGCTCAAAGCCGAAATCGAGCGTTTGCCCACCAAGCCAATCTACATGGGCCATAGTATGGGTGGCGCTTTGGGCCAGTGGCATCTTGCCAAAGGCGGCGATGATTTACCCGCAATGGTGTTGGTAGCCCCTTGGCTGAGCCATAGCATGCGCCCAGTTTTTGCCCACGCGCAGAAACTCGACCCTTGGGGCACGCTTTTGTGCTGGCTTTCGCTCTCAGCAACGCCCACGGTTCGCACACCCAAACGCGCAGCCTTTTGGTTTCTCAGCGACGATTCCATCATCAAGCCCAAGCAATTGCATAGCCAGCTTGCGCCCGAATCAGCATTGGTGTTGTTGCAATATCGCTGGCCCTTGTGGCGACCAGCCAAACAAATCAAAACACCGTTGTTATGGCTCGCCGCCGAGCAGGATCGTTGCATTCCCGAACAATACTCGCGGCCTTCAGCTGCTCATTACAATGCCGAATATTGGGTCATTCCCAAGGCCAACCATGATTTGATGTTCGAGGCATCGTATCGCGAAACCGCCGAATTGATTCATAATTGGTTACAATCTGTCGTCACAGGAACCCAGCATGATCAGCATTCAACTCTACAATTTCAATCAAGCGCAAGCTAA
- a CDS encoding GNAT family N-acetyltransferase, translating to MISIQLYNFNQAQAKIDQLGQLLIDSVAQGASIGFLPPLSQAEASAYWQAIIGDLKTEQRILLVALHDDQIVGSVQLDLPSKANASHRAEVQKLLVHSQFQRRGIAQQLMHQLEQQAQAQGRWLLVLDTRQGDKAEPLYRKLGYQAAGAIPNFSQSADGSTHATIFFYRELEH from the coding sequence ATGATCAGCATTCAACTCTACAATTTCAATCAAGCGCAAGCTAAAATCGACCAATTAGGCCAATTATTAATTGATAGCGTTGCCCAAGGCGCGTCGATCGGCTTTCTGCCACCGCTGAGCCAAGCCGAAGCCAGCGCCTATTGGCAAGCGATTATCGGCGATCTGAAAACTGAACAACGAATATTATTGGTAGCCTTGCACGATGATCAGATCGTCGGTAGTGTCCAACTTGATTTGCCCAGCAAAGCCAACGCCAGCCATCGCGCCGAAGTGCAAAAATTATTGGTGCATTCACAATTTCAACGCCGTGGCATTGCCCAACAATTAATGCACCAGCTTGAGCAGCAAGCCCAAGCCCAAGGCCGTTGGCTGTTAGTACTCGATACACGTCAAGGCGATAAAGCAGAACCGCTCTATCGCAAATTGGGCTATCAAGCAGCGGGGGCAATTCCCAATTTTTCCCAAAGCGCCGATGGCTCAACGCATGCCACAATCTTTTTCTATCGCGAGTTGGAACATTAA
- a CDS encoding LacI family transcriptional regulator codes for MRSKQSTVTIHDVAKAAGVSVSTASRVLNNKDDVSPETYKKVRQVIDDLNYTASLAAKSMRSRTTNVIGLLVPELIEVYYHEVIKGVGAAIENSGYDLLIYTSGSPTRNKRASWEREHVALLSSGLTDGCIIVSPSAPTFQENAKIVVIDPHGAGAEVPSVVATNHEGAIQAVDYLVSLGHRRIGFVQGHPSAWSALQRFEGYKDGLTKAGIEFEAALVCEGDFTSACGKNATYRLMNQPNPPTAIFAANDRTAIGVLEAAKELSLNVPQDLSVIGFDNIPETMQTTPRLTTIDQSIREMGSLGVQLLIDMLQNRESTQLLHTVPTRLVIRDSCWMLKQ; via the coding sequence GTGCGTTCAAAACAATCGACAGTCACCATCCACGATGTAGCCAAGGCAGCGGGCGTTTCGGTAAGCACAGCCTCGCGAGTGCTTAATAATAAAGATGATGTATCACCTGAAACCTATAAAAAAGTTCGCCAGGTGATCGACGACTTGAATTACACTGCCAGTCTGGCCGCCAAAAGTATGCGCAGCCGTACCACCAACGTGATTGGCTTGTTGGTTCCAGAGTTGATCGAAGTATATTATCATGAAGTGATCAAAGGCGTGGGCGCAGCAATTGAAAATTCGGGCTACGATTTATTGATTTATACCAGTGGCAGCCCGACCCGCAACAAACGAGCCTCGTGGGAGCGCGAACATGTGGCGTTATTGAGCAGCGGCTTAACCGATGGCTGTATTATCGTCTCGCCCTCAGCCCCAACCTTCCAAGAAAACGCCAAAATCGTGGTGATCGACCCGCATGGAGCAGGAGCCGAAGTGCCTTCCGTCGTGGCAACCAATCATGAAGGGGCAATTCAGGCTGTCGATTATTTGGTAAGTCTTGGCCATCGCCGAATTGGCTTCGTGCAAGGCCATCCTTCAGCATGGAGCGCACTCCAACGCTTCGAAGGCTATAAGGATGGATTGACAAAAGCCGGGATTGAATTTGAAGCCGCCTTGGTGTGTGAGGGTGATTTCACCTCAGCTTGTGGCAAAAACGCCACCTATCGCCTGATGAACCAGCCCAATCCACCAACCGCAATTTTTGCCGCCAACGATCGCACAGCCATTGGCGTGCTTGAGGCAGCCAAAGAACTCAGCCTCAATGTGCCCCAAGATCTCTCGGTGATTGGCTTCGATAATATTCCCGAAACGATGCAAACCACGCCCCGCCTAACTACAATCGATCAATCGATTCGTGAAATGGGGTCGTTGGGCGTTCAACTATTAATTGATATGTTGCAAAATCGTGAATCGACTCAATTATTGCACACCGTGCCAACCCGCCTCGTTATTCGCGATTCCTGCTGGATGCTCAAACAATAA